One genomic segment of Erythrobacter aureus includes these proteins:
- a CDS encoding MucR family transcriptional regulator: MHEHGTNPSNLLLELTADIVAAHVSNNTVSPDELPALVSSVHSSLTNATTGAEEPRPEPAVSIRSSVKKTHITCLDCGKKMKMLKRHLNTEHGLTPEEYRERWGLDADYPIVAPDYAATRAQLAKDIGLGRKPGEKPGARKKRN; encoded by the coding sequence ATGCATGAGCATGGCACTAATCCGAGCAATCTTCTTCTTGAACTAACCGCTGATATAGTCGCAGCACACGTTTCCAATAACACCGTGTCGCCCGATGAACTTCCAGCTCTCGTTTCCAGCGTGCACTCTTCTCTCACGAACGCCACTACCGGCGCCGAGGAACCGCGACCTGAACCAGCAGTCTCGATCCGATCATCCGTGAAGAAGACCCACATCACCTGCCTCGACTGTGGCAAGAAGATGAAAATGCTCAAGCGCCATCTCAATACCGAGCATGGACTCACCCCAGAAGAATATCGGGAACGCTGGGGCTTGGATGCGGACTATCCGATCGTCGCGCCCGATTACGCCGCAACCCGCGCGCAGCTCGCAAAAGATATCGGCCTCGGCCGCAAGCCGGGCGAAAAGCCTGGCGCCAGAAAAAAGCGCAACTGA
- a CDS encoding flagellar basal body protein, which produces MSNVPALMGGIKVRMENLANRQNVVAENIANGDTPGYKAREVEEPTFAGMVDQSAGPKVARPRVQISGAMKALGASHLGGSHIILDQNVTEVKPDGNNVTLEEQVLKMGSIQADFTAMTNLYTKSQKMMKTALGRGN; this is translated from the coding sequence ATGAGTAACGTACCGGCCCTGATGGGCGGAATTAAAGTCCGGATGGAAAATCTGGCCAATCGACAGAACGTCGTCGCGGAAAACATCGCGAACGGGGACACGCCGGGATATAAGGCGAGGGAAGTCGAAGAGCCCACTTTTGCCGGCATGGTCGATCAGTCCGCCGGCCCGAAGGTCGCGCGGCCCCGCGTCCAGATCAGTGGGGCGATGAAGGCTCTTGGCGCGTCGCACCTTGGCGGAAGTCATATTATCCTCGATCAGAACGTCACCGAGGTGAAGCCGGACGGTAACAACGTCACGCTCGAAGAGCAGGTCTTGAAGATGGGTTCGATCCAGGCTGACTTCACCGCTATGACGAACCTCTATACGAAGTCCCAGAAGATGATGAAGACAGCGCTCGGCCGCGGTAACTAA
- a CDS encoding flagellar hook-basal body complex protein FliE, with protein MSLGALDAMSAYSRVGAAGAGIPTQTLRPAPSLGASEEPQSFGGMVTDLITDTSAKLHTAEQESMKQVAGEGNIIDMVTAIGAAETALDTVVAVRDKVVSAYGEVMRMQV; from the coding sequence ATGTCTCTCGGTGCTCTCGACGCCATGTCTGCATACAGCCGCGTTGGCGCAGCTGGCGCTGGCATTCCCACCCAAACCCTTCGCCCGGCCCCTTCATTGGGCGCAAGCGAAGAGCCGCAAAGCTTTGGTGGGATGGTCACCGACCTCATCACCGACACTTCTGCCAAGCTTCACACTGCAGAGCAGGAGAGCATGAAGCAGGTCGCCGGTGAAGGTAACATCATCGATATGGTCACCGCCATCGGCGCCGCTGAAACCGCGCTCGATACCGTCGTTGCCGTTCGCGACAAGGTCGTGTCCGCCTACGGCGAAGTAATGCGGATGCAGGTCTGA
- a CDS encoding flagellar assembly protein FliX: MRIGPILPIPRLLAAMAVKPEPFAGKEEHTAPAPSATAQPQPGQPLGSLQMVLTLAAFDPEREKRRQMAERGRRGLDQLEALQRELMAGEPTPERLEQLIEWVKNAEAPSDPNLASIFSDIELRVRVELAKLDIEI; the protein is encoded by the coding sequence GTGCGAATTGGCCCGATATTACCGATCCCGCGCCTTCTGGCGGCGATGGCAGTGAAGCCTGAACCCTTCGCGGGGAAGGAAGAACACACTGCGCCTGCGCCCAGCGCGACAGCTCAGCCGCAGCCAGGCCAGCCGCTTGGCTCTTTGCAAATGGTCCTCACGCTCGCTGCGTTCGATCCTGAGAGAGAAAAGAGGAGGCAGATGGCTGAGAGAGGTCGTCGAGGCCTCGATCAACTTGAAGCACTTCAGCGCGAGCTCATGGCTGGAGAGCCCACGCCGGAGCGTCTCGAGCAGCTAATCGAATGGGTTAAGAATGCGGAAGCGCCTTCTGATCCGAACCTGGCGAGCATCTTCTCGGACATCGAGCTTCGAGTTCGTGTCGAGTTGGCAAAGCTCGATATCGAAATCTGA
- a CDS encoding DUF4402 domain-containing protein, with product MLAASDGGYASHAAGRASASVVDPLSVTAERDLDFGLLETGRSGTVVVSAVDPVSRDGTGPATFLVRGGPLLNYRVKPERRAIARGRSTGAEVEVTDLTVATKNLGRRDWTGRLDVEGKDRVAVGGTITLPADAPADRYVAEVLVMVSYE from the coding sequence ATGCTTGCAGCGTCGGACGGTGGTTATGCCTCGCATGCGGCTGGCCGGGCATCTGCTTCGGTCGTTGACCCGCTAAGCGTTACCGCGGAACGGGATCTCGACTTCGGATTGTTGGAGACGGGTCGTTCCGGGACCGTGGTGGTGAGCGCGGTGGATCCTGTATCGAGAGACGGGACTGGCCCGGCGACGTTCTTGGTGAGGGGAGGGCCACTGCTCAATTACCGAGTGAAGCCCGAGCGTAGGGCCATCGCTCGGGGAAGAAGCACCGGCGCCGAGGTTGAGGTCACGGACCTTACCGTGGCGACGAAGAACCTTGGTCGACGAGACTGGACCGGACGGCTGGACGTTGAGGGTAAGGACCGTGTCGCCGTTGGAGGGACTATCACCTTGCCTGCCGATGCGCCGGCCGACAGATATGTGGCCGAAGTCCTGGTCATGGTTTCCTACGAGTAG
- a CDS encoding rod-binding protein: MGNITPSTMPPIPPKVAPAKPDKIEETAQEFEGVMLGQFTKLMLETVDRGEEFSGGSGEEMFRGVLAETIGQEMAKSGGIGISQAVRDQMIKMQEGSK, from the coding sequence ATGGGAAATATCACTCCATCTACGATGCCGCCCATTCCGCCAAAGGTTGCCCCTGCCAAGCCTGACAAGATCGAGGAAACTGCCCAAGAATTCGAAGGCGTCATGCTTGGTCAGTTCACCAAGCTCATGCTTGAGACGGTCGATCGCGGCGAGGAGTTTTCGGGCGGCAGCGGAGAAGAGATGTTCCGTGGCGTTCTCGCCGAGACCATCGGACAGGAAATGGCAAAAAGCGGCGGCATCGGGATTTCCCAAGCCGTCCGCGACCAAATGATCAAAATGCAGGAAGGCTCGAAATGA
- a CDS encoding flagellar biosynthetic protein FliQ gives MTSADALEIAHAALILLLTIAGPMLVTSLIVGVAIGLFQALTQIQEMTLTFVPKLLVMGFVLLLCLPMIGDSMSHFMDQISDKIISG, from the coding sequence ATGACCTCAGCTGACGCCCTAGAGATCGCCCATGCGGCCCTGATACTTCTGCTCACGATTGCCGGCCCCATGCTGGTAACCTCGCTGATCGTCGGTGTCGCTATCGGCCTCTTCCAGGCCCTCACCCAGATCCAAGAGATGACACTCACCTTCGTTCCGAAGCTCTTGGTCATGGGGTTCGTTCTCCTGCTCTGCCTGCCCATGATCGGGGACTCAATGTCCCACTTCATGGACCAGATCAGTGACAAGATAATTTCCGGCTAG
- the flgC gene encoding flagellar basal body rod protein FlgC — MGADLRTSIDVSATGLRAQSLRMRTIAENIANADSVSDAPGGDPYRRKVTTFAAELDRATGGNEVKVTGIREDQSDFGRIYQPGHPAADEEGYVKTPNVNSLIETADMKAAQRSYEANISAVEAARNMTMRTVDMLK, encoded by the coding sequence ATGGGTGCGGATTTGAGAACTTCCATAGATGTTTCAGCAACCGGCCTTAGGGCCCAATCGCTGCGCATGCGCACGATCGCCGAAAACATCGCCAACGCCGATTCCGTATCGGATGCGCCGGGAGGAGACCCCTACCGGCGCAAGGTCACCACGTTTGCTGCAGAACTGGACCGAGCCACTGGTGGCAACGAGGTCAAGGTCACCGGCATTCGCGAAGACCAGAGCGACTTCGGTCGCATCTACCAGCCGGGCCATCCGGCCGCCGACGAAGAGGGGTACGTGAAGACCCCCAACGTCAACTCGCTCATTGAAACCGCCGACATGAAGGCCGCCCAGCGGTCCTACGAGGCAAACATCAGTGCCGTCGAAGCAGCGCGCAATATGACGATGCGCACTGTCGACATGCTCAAGTAA
- a CDS encoding response regulator transcription factor, protein MAKILIADDDVILSEMLKFRFEGVGHDVVVAADGVEALERVDEEIPDLIVLDSMMPGVAGPEVLARLRAESRTAKTPVVMLTARDGEKDIVAALKAGANEYMTKPFIPQELLVRIERLLLVTH, encoded by the coding sequence ATGGCTAAAATTCTGATTGCTGATGACGATGTCATCCTCTCTGAAATGTTGAAGTTCCGCTTCGAGGGCGTGGGTCATGACGTTGTTGTGGCCGCAGATGGAGTGGAAGCTCTTGAGCGTGTCGATGAAGAGATCCCGGATCTGATTGTTCTGGACTCGATGATGCCGGGCGTCGCTGGGCCTGAGGTTCTCGCACGATTGCGAGCGGAATCGCGCACAGCGAAAACGCCGGTTGTCATGCTGACGGCTCGCGATGGCGAGAAGGATATCGTCGCAGCTCTCAAGGCTGGTGCGAACGAATACATGACGAAGCCCTTCATCCCGCAGGAATTGCTGGTTCGCATCGAGCGCTTGTTGCTGGTGACGCACTGA
- a CDS encoding tetratricopeptide repeat protein, whose translation MRKALVFALPLALAASPAWAGEAEQSAGRAGVQEAFVEGDYATARKLVTQLLEASPQDADLLRRLAAIEAAEGDYEEAEATISRAIAIAPTDLDIRLGRANILFWNGKVEEAEREAAEVAAVSPDYPGLRQLQRSLIKAGEGERFRADAVSVGGELSSVEFEAGEEADWSTQRASLISKWGANNWASVELAREERAKVDVKLSAKVDVELGEHRVYARASATPSADFRESWSLGAGAELDLRGGTIALVEAGYADYSGGDVGTVWLGARHEFSKHVSVTAKTIHLIGGGEDYRLGGIGRLDLAPTEGWSFFAIAAVYPDVEADGAKQLRSVAGGLRFSVTERLDVSVAAAVDDRKDSYRRDSVSLDLKWKLGD comes from the coding sequence ATGCGAAAGGCGCTCGTCTTTGCTTTGCCGCTAGCGTTAGCGGCTTCTCCGGCTTGGGCTGGAGAAGCCGAACAAAGCGCAGGCCGTGCAGGCGTCCAGGAAGCTTTCGTGGAAGGGGATTACGCAACGGCGCGTAAGCTCGTGACCCAGCTTCTGGAGGCCAGTCCGCAGGATGCTGACCTTTTGCGCCGATTGGCCGCTATCGAAGCCGCTGAAGGCGACTATGAGGAGGCAGAGGCGACGATAAGCCGAGCAATCGCTATTGCCCCCACTGATCTCGACATTCGGCTGGGTAGGGCAAATATCCTGTTCTGGAACGGCAAGGTCGAAGAAGCCGAGCGCGAAGCTGCGGAAGTTGCCGCCGTTTCTCCAGATTACCCTGGCCTGAGACAGCTTCAGCGGTCCCTTATCAAGGCTGGTGAAGGTGAGCGATTCCGCGCCGATGCGGTGAGCGTCGGCGGTGAATTGTCGAGCGTGGAGTTCGAAGCTGGCGAAGAGGCGGATTGGAGCACACAGCGCGCCTCGCTTATTTCGAAATGGGGCGCGAACAACTGGGCTTCGGTGGAACTGGCGAGAGAGGAGCGGGCGAAGGTCGACGTGAAGCTCTCTGCGAAGGTGGATGTGGAGCTTGGGGAGCACCGCGTCTATGCGCGGGCTAGCGCAACCCCTTCTGCTGATTTTCGTGAGAGCTGGAGCCTCGGCGCAGGTGCGGAACTCGATTTGAGAGGCGGTACAATCGCACTCGTCGAGGCTGGGTATGCTGACTATTCAGGGGGTGATGTTGGGACCGTGTGGTTGGGTGCTCGACATGAATTCTCCAAACACGTTTCGGTCACGGCAAAAACGATCCACCTGATCGGGGGTGGGGAGGACTATAGGCTCGGGGGCATCGGCAGGCTTGACCTGGCGCCCACCGAGGGCTGGAGCTTTTTCGCTATCGCGGCGGTGTATCCTGACGTTGAGGCTGATGGCGCTAAGCAACTGCGCTCGGTCGCTGGGGGTCTTCGGTTCTCAGTAACCGAGCGTCTGGATGTTTCTGTGGCGGCCGCGGTCGATGATCGGAAAGACAGCTATCGTAGAGATAGCGTCAGCCTCGATCTGAAGTGGAAGCTGGGGGACTAG
- a CDS encoding flagellar biosynthetic protein FliO translates to MEGMDLLRMMGALLLLLGVLVCALWLVRKFNLVPGAVQRGSYSRMEVVERLGIDQKRSAILLRLDDKEHLVVLSPEGLLNVATVEHAGREMKPSKAERHEAGGQPSFPALLGDVARHAGLVRPKGEQGA, encoded by the coding sequence ATGGAAGGCATGGATCTTCTTCGCATGATGGGCGCGCTGCTTCTGCTGTTAGGCGTTCTGGTCTGCGCGCTGTGGCTCGTCCGCAAATTCAATCTTGTGCCTGGTGCGGTTCAGCGCGGCAGTTACAGCAGGATGGAAGTCGTAGAGCGGCTGGGAATTGACCAGAAGCGCTCTGCAATCCTTCTCCGGCTGGATGACAAAGAGCATCTAGTGGTGCTCTCCCCTGAAGGCCTGCTCAATGTCGCGACGGTGGAGCACGCCGGACGCGAGATGAAGCCGAGCAAGGCGGAAAGGCATGAGGCCGGCGGCCAGCCAAGTTTCCCAGCCCTCCTCGGCGATGTGGCGAGGCACGCAGGGCTTGTTCGCCCGAAAGGCGAGCAGGGGGCCTGA
- the flhB gene encoding flagellar biosynthesis protein FlhB produces MSDQTDTEKTHEPTPKKLEDSRKKGEVANSPEMKHATMFVAAVVITGGAGVWTVDRLIKMFVELWGDASAVPFRTGGDAHVFASTIISQFAIAMLPLFMILMFFALATLFLQGRPTVALARLKLKWSKLTPLAGIKRIYGKQGIVEFFKTLAKFGLVTCVALIVVWPYARGIETLVGVPVAVIASSIADLVFMMLKAATILVVALAIFDFIYQRHAFLKKMRMSLQEIRDEHKNAEGDPKIKAKVRAIGMERAKRRMMSQVPEATVIVTNPTHYSIALKYDHGVMAAPILVAKGVDEVAFKIREVATAAGIPIVESPPLARALYASAELDKPIPTEHYSAVAEIIGYVMRLAREKS; encoded by the coding sequence ATGTCTGATCAAACCGACACAGAAAAGACCCACGAGCCAACACCGAAGAAGCTCGAGGACTCTCGCAAAAAAGGTGAGGTCGCAAACTCACCTGAGATGAAGCACGCGACCATGTTCGTCGCAGCTGTCGTTATCACCGGTGGTGCTGGGGTCTGGACAGTCGACCGGCTCATCAAGATGTTCGTCGAGCTGTGGGGCGATGCCAGCGCCGTGCCTTTCCGCACTGGCGGTGATGCGCATGTTTTCGCTTCGACGATTATCTCGCAGTTCGCCATTGCAATGCTGCCGCTTTTCATGATCCTCATGTTCTTCGCGCTGGCCACGCTTTTCCTCCAAGGGCGGCCCACGGTCGCCCTTGCCCGGCTCAAGCTGAAGTGGAGCAAGCTCACGCCCTTGGCCGGGATCAAGCGCATCTATGGCAAGCAGGGCATCGTTGAGTTCTTCAAGACCCTTGCGAAATTCGGCCTTGTCACCTGCGTCGCCCTCATCGTTGTTTGGCCCTATGCCCGAGGCATCGAGACACTCGTGGGCGTGCCCGTTGCTGTCATAGCCAGTTCCATTGCCGACCTGGTATTCATGATGCTCAAGGCTGCGACGATCCTTGTCGTCGCTCTGGCCATTTTCGATTTCATCTATCAGCGCCACGCCTTCCTGAAGAAGATGCGAATGTCGCTGCAAGAAATCCGCGACGAGCATAAAAACGCAGAGGGCGACCCCAAGATCAAAGCCAAGGTCCGTGCGATCGGCATGGAGCGTGCAAAACGCCGGATGATGTCACAGGTCCCTGAGGCTACAGTCATCGTCACAAACCCTACCCACTATTCGATCGCACTCAAATACGACCATGGCGTGATGGCCGCCCCTATCCTCGTCGCCAAGGGTGTCGACGAAGTCGCTTTCAAGATCCGCGAAGTCGCAACAGCGGCTGGCATTCCTATCGTCGAAAGCCCGCCACTAGCGCGTGCGCTCTACGCCAGTGCCGAACTCGATAAGCCGATCCCGACAGAACACTACTCCGCCGTCGCCGAGATCATCGGCTACGTCATGCGCCTGGCGCGCGAGAAATCATAA
- the fliR gene encoding flagellar biosynthetic protein FliR, with amino-acid sequence MLEELPTHVTNLLVIFARLGAVLMLLPAFSDTAVPGQIRLLIAFGFSIAMYGLLGPQLPVLGSGVDLGLIVISEMLIGLALGMIIKIMFLAITVAGSIISLQVGLTSAVVPDPTMGGQIPVMAKFVGIAAIVICFALNIHHLWIAAMVNSYNAFQVGALPPAQDFAELAVTTASRSMALGVSLAAPLIVYGIVFNVALGLSARLAPTIQVFFIAQPLNILLGLSLTATIIGAVLMTFGNEMAAWMQSGWT; translated from the coding sequence ATGCTCGAAGAGCTGCCTACCCATGTCACCAACCTACTGGTGATCTTTGCTCGGCTCGGGGCCGTGCTCATGCTCCTGCCTGCCTTCTCCGATACGGCAGTCCCCGGACAAATCCGCCTGCTCATCGCCTTCGGCTTCTCCATTGCGATGTACGGCTTGCTGGGGCCTCAACTCCCAGTTCTCGGCTCAGGCGTCGACCTCGGCCTCATAGTCATATCCGAGATGCTCATAGGGCTCGCGCTTGGCATGATCATCAAGATCATGTTCCTCGCCATCACCGTCGCAGGCTCAATTATCAGCCTGCAGGTGGGCCTAACCTCTGCAGTCGTTCCGGATCCCACCATGGGTGGGCAAATTCCGGTGATGGCCAAATTCGTTGGCATAGCCGCAATCGTCATCTGCTTTGCGCTCAACATCCATCACCTTTGGATCGCCGCAATGGTGAACAGCTACAATGCCTTCCAGGTCGGCGCGCTGCCACCAGCACAGGACTTTGCCGAGCTCGCCGTCACCACCGCCAGCCGATCAATGGCCCTCGGCGTCAGCCTCGCCGCCCCGCTCATCGTTTACGGTATCGTTTTCAACGTCGCGCTGGGCCTATCCGCGCGGCTGGCTCCCACGATCCAGGTATTCTTCATCGCCCAGCCGCTGAATATCCTGCTCGGGCTCTCCCTCACCGCCACTATCATTGGCGCGGTCCTGATGACCTTCGGAAACGAAATGGCCGCGTGGATGCAGAGTGGCTGGACCTGA
- the fliP gene encoding flagellar type III secretion system pore protein FliP (The bacterial flagellar biogenesis protein FliP forms a type III secretion system (T3SS)-type pore required for flagellar assembly.) → MKAVNALRAVAVAAALLTPAAAMAQSATFDFGGDGGSMSGRIIQLVMMLTVLSLAPGILMTVTSFTRIVVALSLLRTGIGAPGVPPNPVIISLALFLSFFVMAPTFEEAWENGVAPYSEGTIAEEEAFERTAAPFKTFMLSQVNESDLELFVEMSGETPTSRAEMPLATLVPAFMISELRRAFEIGFLLLLPFLIIDLAVAGILMAMGMMMLPPPTISLPMKIIFFVLVDGWALVAGSLVRSFGA, encoded by the coding sequence ATGAAAGCTGTGAACGCACTGCGAGCGGTGGCTGTTGCTGCCGCACTCCTGACTCCAGCCGCGGCTATGGCTCAGAGCGCCACATTCGATTTCGGGGGAGATGGCGGCTCGATGTCGGGGCGCATCATCCAGCTTGTGATGATGCTCACGGTGCTGAGCCTTGCTCCGGGCATCCTGATGACGGTTACATCGTTCACTCGGATCGTGGTGGCCCTGTCGTTGTTGAGGACCGGCATTGGGGCTCCTGGGGTTCCACCTAATCCAGTCATCATCAGCTTGGCGCTGTTTCTGTCGTTCTTTGTGATGGCGCCAACCTTCGAGGAGGCGTGGGAGAACGGGGTGGCTCCGTATTCCGAAGGGACGATCGCGGAAGAAGAAGCGTTCGAGCGAACTGCGGCTCCGTTCAAGACCTTCATGCTGAGTCAGGTGAACGAGAGCGATCTTGAGCTGTTCGTCGAGATGTCAGGCGAGACGCCGACCAGCCGCGCGGAGATGCCGCTAGCGACTCTGGTCCCTGCGTTTATGATTTCGGAGTTGAGAAGGGCGTTCGAGATCGGCTTCCTTCTGCTACTGCCATTTCTGATTATCGATCTGGCCGTTGCTGGCATTTTGATGGCGATGGGCATGATGATGCTGCCTCCGCCGACGATCTCATTGCCGATGAAGATTATCTTTTTCGTCCTGGTGGACGGCTGGGCGCTCGTCGCCGGGTCTCTTGTGAGGAGTTTTGGAGCGTGA
- a CDS encoding flagellar basal body P-ring protein FlgI yields MRILAIFAALLAFTTVSVPDAHAGSRIKDIVDIENVRTNQLVGYGLVVGLAGTGDRIRNVPFTEESMQAMLERMGVSIRDTQLRTKNVAAVSITASMPPFARAGSRIDVQVSAMGDATSLQGGTLIVSALRGLDGEIYAVAQGNVAVSGFKAQGAGANISRGVSTSARIAGGAIVEREVPYELGNATSLKLALKNPDFTTAQRIANTINSRFQGVAQMLDPATVEIASRGAYTGSLVSLIPQIENLEITVDQPARVVVNEASGTVVMNADVKISPVAIAQGGLTISIMETPVASQPGPFSRGETVVLPRTSIEVDDGGGASLAMLDQGASLKSLVAGLNSLGVSPRDLITILQALKTAGALQADIEVQ; encoded by the coding sequence ATGCGCATCCTTGCGATCTTCGCTGCACTACTCGCTTTCACGACAGTTTCTGTGCCTGATGCCCACGCCGGCTCGCGCATCAAAGACATCGTCGATATCGAGAATGTTCGGACCAACCAGCTCGTAGGCTACGGCCTTGTTGTAGGCCTCGCAGGGACCGGCGACCGGATCCGCAACGTGCCCTTCACCGAAGAATCCATGCAAGCCATGTTGGAACGCATGGGTGTGAGCATTCGCGACACGCAGCTTCGCACGAAGAACGTCGCCGCAGTATCTATCACCGCTTCAATGCCTCCCTTCGCTCGCGCCGGTTCGCGTATAGACGTGCAGGTCTCCGCAATGGGCGATGCCACAAGCCTTCAGGGTGGCACCCTCATTGTCTCGGCTCTTCGCGGCCTCGACGGCGAGATCTATGCCGTCGCACAGGGCAACGTCGCCGTTTCCGGCTTCAAGGCTCAGGGTGCAGGCGCGAACATCAGTCGCGGCGTCTCAACTTCCGCCCGCATCGCCGGCGGCGCAATCGTTGAGCGCGAGGTCCCTTACGAGCTGGGCAACGCCACTTCGCTCAAGCTTGCCCTCAAAAACCCCGACTTCACTACCGCGCAGCGCATTGCAAACACGATCAATTCACGGTTTCAGGGTGTCGCTCAGATGCTCGACCCTGCTACCGTCGAAATCGCGTCTCGCGGAGCATATACCGGCTCTCTCGTCTCGCTCATTCCGCAAATCGAGAACCTCGAGATCACCGTCGACCAGCCTGCGCGCGTTGTCGTGAATGAGGCTTCCGGAACGGTCGTCATGAATGCCGACGTCAAAATCAGTCCCGTCGCGATCGCACAAGGCGGCCTGACAATCAGCATCATGGAAACCCCCGTCGCCTCGCAGCCCGGTCCCTTCTCTCGCGGCGAGACCGTCGTACTGCCTCGCACCTCTATCGAGGTCGACGATGGCGGAGGCGCATCACTCGCCATGCTCGACCAGGGCGCGTCCCTCAAATCACTCGTCGCCGGCCTCAACAGCCTCGGCGTGAGTCCCCGCGACCTGATCACCATTCTGCAGGCCCTCAAAACGGCTGGCGCCCTGCAGGCAGACATTGAGGTCCAGTAA
- a CDS encoding flagellar protein FlgN, producing the protein MISKLLDISNSLAELMRGETADLEGTGHHVDHEEISNAKLRLVANLEAEIARLNREHPEWLNALTDEDRATLSQVMQGLRDTAAENQVILKRHLDLSTELIDAVSDEARRVTGKGGVSYQSSGALAAQDKSSPISVNTQL; encoded by the coding sequence ATGATCAGCAAATTGCTCGATATATCCAATTCTCTCGCCGAGCTGATGCGCGGTGAAACCGCGGACCTCGAAGGGACCGGCCACCATGTCGACCACGAGGAGATTTCCAACGCCAAGCTTCGCCTGGTTGCGAACCTCGAGGCCGAAATCGCTCGCCTGAACCGTGAGCACCCCGAATGGCTCAACGCGCTCACTGACGAAGACCGCGCCACACTCTCGCAAGTCATGCAGGGCCTCCGTGACACAGCCGCAGAGAACCAGGTCATCCTCAAACGCCACCTCGATCTTTCGACCGAGCTCATCGACGCAGTCTCCGACGAGGCCCGTCGCGTCACCGGAAAAGGTGGAGTGAGCTATCAGTCCTCAGGCGCGCTCGCAGCGCAGGACAAGTCGAGCCCGATCTCGGTCAATACCCAGCTTTAA
- a CDS encoding FliM/FliN family flagellar motor switch protein yields MSALNDVDVECTVMLGSTVLPIREVLKMSRGTIIPLDCQEKDPSVLVVNGRPVAKGQICVAGERMSLKVEEVVGKGN; encoded by the coding sequence ATGTCTGCACTGAATGATGTTGATGTCGAATGCACGGTGATGCTGGGCTCGACGGTGCTTCCCATCCGTGAAGTTCTGAAGATGAGCCGCGGGACTATCATCCCGCTAGATTGCCAAGAGAAGGACCCTTCGGTTCTGGTGGTGAACGGCCGCCCGGTCGCCAAGGGCCAGATATGTGTCGCGGGCGAGAGAATGTCCCTGAAGGTCGAGGAAGTCGTCGGGAAGGGCAACTGA